One Roseomonas sp. OT10 DNA window includes the following coding sequences:
- a CDS encoding RNA pyrophosphohydrolase, whose protein sequence is MIDLPYRPCVGAVLFNAQGLVLVARRADQPAGEAGAGAWQLPQGGMDAGESPREAVLRELMEEVGTDRAEILAEHAEWLTYDLPEHLVGKAWGGRWRGQRQRWFALRFTGADSDIRLDADAHQEFDAWRWARLEELPDLAVPFKRAIYERLAADFAPYATPSGEAPLNPA, encoded by the coding sequence ATGATCGACCTTCCCTATCGCCCCTGCGTCGGGGCGGTGCTGTTCAACGCCCAGGGGCTGGTGCTGGTCGCCCGCCGCGCCGACCAGCCGGCGGGGGAGGCCGGGGCCGGGGCCTGGCAACTGCCGCAGGGCGGGATGGATGCCGGCGAATCCCCGCGTGAGGCCGTTCTGCGCGAGCTGATGGAGGAGGTCGGCACGGACCGCGCCGAGATCCTGGCCGAGCACGCGGAGTGGCTCACCTACGACCTGCCGGAGCATCTGGTCGGCAAGGCCTGGGGCGGGCGCTGGCGCGGGCAGCGGCAGCGCTGGTTCGCCCTGCGCTTCACCGGCGCGGACTCCGACATCCGCCTCGACGCCGACGCGCACCAGGAGTTCGACGCCTGGCGCTGGGCCCGGCTGGAGGAGCTGCCGGACCTCGCCGTGCCCTTCAAGCGGGCGATCTACGAGCGGCTGGCGGCGGATTTCGCGCCCTACGCCACTCCCTCCGGCGAGGCTCCCCTCAACCCGGCTTGA
- a CDS encoding tripartite tricarboxylate transporter substrate binding protein, with protein MTDDSPPAARLSRRGLASLPLLALAAAARAEEAFPSRPVSLTVPAAPGGTADIAARALAEPLSRALGKPVVVENKPGAATQLGTAAVARAAPDGHSLLVVGAPFAVNPALFPSLPYEPRRDFAPVTLLVRNGLFLLVPEASPARDLAGLLALARSKGGLNTASPGNGSMSHMSLELLASRSGAPLVHVPYRGTGPALPDLVAGNVDAMFDDPASALPLVRDGRLRAIAFSAGTRSEAMPEVPTIAETPGLEGFATGNWFALLAPAGVPAPILARLNAEATAALSGLRDRFARDGVEVAPMSRAALGEFLEREMTVWAEVVKERGLKPG; from the coding sequence ATGACCGACGACTCGCCCCCCGCAGCCCGCCTCTCCCGTCGCGGCCTCGCCAGCCTGCCGCTGCTCGCCCTCGCTGCCGCTGCGCGGGCGGAGGAGGCCTTCCCCTCCCGCCCCGTCTCGCTAACCGTGCCGGCCGCGCCGGGCGGCACCGCCGACATCGCCGCCCGCGCCCTGGCGGAACCGCTCTCGCGCGCGCTCGGCAAGCCCGTGGTGGTCGAGAACAAGCCCGGCGCCGCCACCCAGCTCGGCACCGCCGCCGTGGCGCGGGCGGCCCCGGACGGGCATTCCCTCCTCGTGGTCGGCGCGCCCTTCGCGGTGAATCCCGCGCTCTTCCCCAGCCTGCCCTACGAGCCGCGCCGGGACTTCGCCCCGGTGACCCTTCTGGTCCGCAACGGGCTGTTCCTCCTGGTGCCGGAGGCGTCCCCGGCGCGCGACCTCGCCGGGCTGCTGGCCCTCGCGCGGAGCAAGGGCGGGCTGAACACGGCCTCGCCCGGCAACGGCTCGATGAGCCACATGTCGCTGGAGCTGCTGGCCAGCCGCAGCGGCGCGCCGCTGGTCCACGTGCCCTATCGCGGCACCGGCCCGGCGCTGCCCGACCTCGTCGCCGGCAATGTCGACGCGATGTTCGACGACCCGGCCTCCGCCCTGCCGCTGGTGCGCGACGGGCGGCTGCGCGCCATCGCCTTCAGCGCCGGGACCCGCAGCGAGGCCATGCCGGAGGTGCCCACGATCGCGGAGACGCCCGGCCTGGAGGGCTTCGCCACCGGCAACTGGTTCGCCCTGCTCGCCCCGGCCGGCGTGCCGGCGCCGATCCTGGCGCGGCTGAATGCCGAGGCCACGGCCGCCCTGTCCGGGCTGCGCGACCGTTTCGCCCGGGACGGGGTGGAGGTGGCGCCGATGTCCCGCGCCGCGCTGGGCGAGTTCCTGGAGCGCGAGATGACGGTCTGGGCAGAGGTGGTGAAGGAGCGCGGGCTCAAGCCGGGTTGA